A window of the Fusarium poae strain DAOMC 252244 chromosome 3, whole genome shotgun sequence genome harbors these coding sequences:
- a CDS encoding hypothetical protein (SECRETED:SignalP(1-20)~TransMembrane:1 (n5-16c21/22o534-558i)~BUSCO:14726at5125): MLKNVASWAFLATAVVPTVAQFDNWKDGQVSSGICTWQQPRAIMIRDMIYLDGGDISWSAKMDDGTTSTDASPGNNAGIILNFNMSTPFNASTNLTSILLDSPAMSKARGGSGNSNGAAPNFIDGALLGNDDEFFLYGGDLLDESAPQESSAKDESPAKDEILGYQAYQYGPDKPAWKPSFVDSKLDENVTRYVAYGGAVNVPSEDLAFYFSGLRSPTKGEFFTNDPDKKATNVSDTLIVLNLEEQYYETWTNKTLKGVEGRANAEVVWVPVGKKGILVVLGGVTYPQWAGRSGKSANEEESKKQSPKFMQTIDVYDIDNDKWYQQKTKDGPGARTRGCAVVATASDRSSFNIFYYGGFDGINVKDAFSDDVWVLSLPSFTWVKINEGKSIHARAGHKCFMPYPDQMLVFGGYTPLAGTQLTCLAEGPVVNFNVTSGEWLNSYDPGEYSDYGVHEKIQSEIGGDAAGGATATAPAEGWTTSALNDLFDTEYDTKKIKEYWPYNKAASTGRPRLDNPSDGDEDQDDSSGSGLPKWVAPVLGVVLGLMLVTGILVVFCLWRRRRIFRNSNSDYGTEDPGSRIRSWIRGQHNEKAPTVTTDETPVSPSTEMASTAQVVGLSPSPAGTPVNTSSPAEVADTQIHEMADTSRPPELHDTGLSPIDIIQKYSHFASDNKSRSMSNPSSNSYSVGEHASTVSRSTEPHMSQPDSPTAGHGGHTRMTSDVSGVTENSGRPPRIASDISGVSENDASALRHITSPISPRSDDGNMPSPPFPGMTDDILPSPPADLTPSSPPLNTAVSPVPVSPPSANEAPGRDYLTAKASSSPIRKSMFKESEEDMGQTK; this comes from the exons ATGTTGAAAAACGTTGCGTCCTGGGCGTTCTTAGCAACAGCCGTAGTTCCAACTGTCGCTCAGTTCGATAACTGGAAAGATGGTCAGGTCAGCTCTGGAATATGTACATGGCAGCAACCAAGAG ccATCATGATTCGCGATATGATATATCTTGATGGCGGCGATATTTCGTGGTCTGCTAAAATGGATGATGGTACAACGTCAACTGATGCTTCCCCAG GCAACAATGCGGGAATTATCCTAAATTTTAACATGAGCACTCCCTTTAACGCAAGTACCAATCTGACGAGTATCCTTCTTGACAGCCCAGCCATGTCCAAGGCTCGTGGTGGCTCGGGGAATAGTAATGGTGCTGCTCCCAACTTTATTGACGGCGCCCTTCTCGGCAACGACGACGAATTCTTCCTCTATGGCGGTGATCTCCTGGATGAAAGCGCTCCACAAGAATCCTCTGCAAAGGACGAATCTCCTGCAAAGGACGAAATCCTGGGATACCAGGCCTATCAGTATGGACCAGACAAGCCAGCATGGAAGCCAAGTTTTGTTGACAGTAAGCTGGACGAGAACGTTACCCGATATGTCGCATATGGAGGAGCTGTGAACGTGCCATCCGAAGATCTCGCTTTCTATTTCTCTGGCTTGCGATCACCAACAAAAGGGGAGTTCTTCACGAATGACCCGGATAAGAAAGCAACCAATGTCTCTGATACACTGATCGTGTTAAATCTAGAAGAGCAATACTACGAGACCTGGACCAACAAGACACTGAAAGGTGTTGAGGGACGTGCTAATGCAGAAGTCGTTTGGGTTCCAGTTGGCAAGAAAGGTATTCTTGTTGTCCTTGGAGGTGTTACCTATCCTCAGTGGGCAGGACGGAGTGGCAAATCGGCGAACGAGGAAGAAAGC AAGAAGCAGAGTCCCAAGTTCATGCAAACCATTGATGTTTACGACATTGACAATGACAAGTGGTATCAGCAAAAGACCAAGGACGGCCCTGGGGCACGAACACGGGGATGCGCCGTAGTGGCTACAGCTTCAGACCGTTCAAGCTTCAACATCTTCTATTACGGCGGTTTCGATGGGATTAACGTGAAAGATGCCTTCAGCGATGATGTGTGGGTACTCTCGCTACCGTCCTTCACCTGGGTCAAGATCAACGAAGGGAAATCGATTCATGCTCGTGCAGGACATAAATGCTTCATGCCATATCCCGACCAAATGCTCGTCTTTGGTGGCTACACACCACTCGCAGGAACCCAGCTTACATGTCTTGCAGAAGGCCCGGTGGTGAACTTCAATGTTACCAGTGGAGAATGGTTGAACAGTTACGACCCTGGTGAATACAGTGATTACGGTGTCCATGAAAAGATCCAATCAGAGATTGGTGGCGATGCCGCGGGCGGTGCGACAGCGACAGCTCCTGCGGAAGGTTGGACTACTTCTGCTCTGAACGATCTTTTTGATACAGAATACGACACGAAAAAGATAAAGGAATACTGGCCATACAACAAGGCCGCCTCTACAGGGAGGCCTAGGCTTGACAACCCAAGTGATGGTGACGAGGATCAAGACGACAGTAGTGGCTCTGGTCTTCCAAAGTGGGTTGCACCAGTCCTAGGTGTTGTTCTTGGACTTATGCTTGTTACTGGTATCTTGGTCGTCTTCTGTCTCTGGCGTCGCCGCAGGATTTTCAGGAACAGCAACAGCGACTATGGGACTGAAGACCCCGGGTCACGAATCCGATCATGGATCCGAGGTCAACATAACGAAAAGGCCCCCACAGTAACTACTGATGAAACCCCTGTGAGCCCAAGCACCGAGATGGCCTCTACTGCACAGGTCGTTGGGTTGTCGCCCTCCCCAGCCGGCACTCCTGTCAACACCTCTTCGCCTGCCGAGGTGGCTGACACTCAGATCCATGAGATGGCTG ATACCTCACGGCCACCTGAGCTCCATGACACAGGACTCTCGCCGATCGATATCATACAGAAGTACTCTCATTTTGCCTCTGATAACAAATCCCGCTCCATGTCCAACCCATCCAGCAACTCGTACTCCGTCGGGGAGCACGCAAGTACCGTTTCGAGGTCGACAGAGCCACATATGTCCCAACCCGACTCCCCTACGGCTGGACATGGTGGCCATACTCGCATGACATCTGATGTATCTGGTGTGACTGAAAACAGTGGCCGACCGCCTCGGATAGCATCTGATATATCTGGTGTTTCTGAAAACGACGCTTCTGCTCTCCGGCATATTACCAGCCCTATAAGCCCTAGAAGTGACGATGGCAACATGCCTTCGCCACCATTCCCTGGTATGACAGATGATAtccttccttctcctcccgCAGACCTCACGCCTTCATCGCCCCCTCTCAATACAGCAGTATCTCCTGTTCCTGTGTCTCCTCCCAGTGCCAACGAGGCGCCTGGTCGGGACTATCTTACAGCCAAGGCCTCATCAAGTCCGATCAGAAAGAGCATGTTTAAGGAGAGCGAGGAAGACATGGGACAAACTAAGTAG
- a CDS encoding hypothetical protein (BUSCO:36710at5125), with the protein MSSLDTVGSLLAAIANLLAQGLRILSLADKSHWGPDEHELVHALVSALDEAKKDFQELAPLVNGQIYYETDRKHESLEELRTLKTQFASHIEQIKDWSRSGGPINPVWVRETHTLQRKLHRTQCRAARRIYTSEKESSSRCLGAFLVYRLQRKWAMDKTVPDELEYSRRYREELRLCNAIGSFKRFGDRDIAFVCDYCDGHIIWEDIENMPSIRTFQEAAASPILTLSPTPDNPHWQATGFTQSGHQEKQVVFAPVAIANHVAPQHRDWLAGLLCPYCETESTVPQEQYDDEDAYRPDLGYEDMDAYREHLEWQHTVTAPTSQAQAATDNCIVM; encoded by the exons ATGAGCAGCCTCGACACAGTCGGGTCATTGCTTGCGGCCATTGCGAACCTCCTCGCTCAAGGATTGCGCATCCTCAGTTTGGCTGACAAGAGTCATTGGGGACCTGACGAGCACGAGCTGGTTCACGCTCTTGTTTCTGCGCTGgatgaggccaagaaggactTCCAGGAGCTGGCACCCTTGGTCAATGGACAGATATACTACGAGACTGACCGGAAAC ATGAATCTCTTGAAGAGTTGAGAACGTTAAAAACTCAATTCGCTTCTCACATAGAACAGATAAAGGATTGGAGCCGTTCTGGTGGCCCAATCAATCCGGTATGGGTACGCGAGACACATACTTTACAGCGAAAGCTACACAGAACGCAATGTCGAGCGGCAAGACGAATATACACTTCAGAAAAGGAATCATCTTCGAGATGTTTGGGCGCATTCCTTGTTTACCGACTGCAACGCAAATGGGCAATGGATAAAACCGTACCGGACGAGCTCGAGTATTCACGGAGATACCGGGAGGAATTGCGCCTCTGCAACGCCATTGGGTCGTTCAAGCGATTCGGCGATCGAGATATCGCATTTGTGTGCGACTACTGCGACGGTCACATAATATGGGAGGATATTGAAAACATGCCTTCGATACGAACGTTTCAAGAAGCTGCGGCGTCTCCGATTCTCACATTATCACCAACCCCCGATAACCCGCATTGGCAGGCGACGGGTTTCACTCAATCTGGGCATCAGGAGAAGCAGGTTGTCTTTGCGCCAGTCGCCATCGCAAATCATGTAGCGCCACAGCATCGCGACTGGCTAGCTGGTCTTTTATGCCCATATTGCGAAACAGAATCAACGGTGCCCCAGGAACAGtacgatgacgaggatgctTACCGGCCGGATCTAGGATATGAAGATATGGATGCGTACCGGGAGCATCTCGAGTGGCAGCATACAGTGACAGCGCCAACATCGCAAGCACAGGCGGCTACAGATAACTGCATAGTCATGTAG
- a CDS encoding hypothetical protein (BUSCO:46903at5125): MAPTSNIHARSHSLLLLQKLLNLRDGASPLTLVIDNLEQPARPVLREFVSRAKIAKTQVIFLSMVTLKKPQDADVFIKAAGRDLQAVRKDLLNHYPAFNPLVDKGKPTQRAVVIIDSLNALASASPQSLASFLSSIITPAVSIVATYHDDVPIVLPRSFSEYEPHPLTVLCHLATAILRLSSLYQEIQRQKARNRSIQEPEWGLNEDREGLLVGLGEKGKDRNEDSTGVVIFMELRRRSGRTVSEKFILSPKGSATAALPGKVCLLTDHPMFTTPTDSGETGDGEEEPESTFNLGLTEKQRKDREGIVLPYFDAQTDIGAGEGGRILYEMGREDDFDDEEDEI, from the exons ATGGCGCCAACATCAAATATCCACGCTCGATCGCATAGTCTGCTCCTCTTACAAAAGCTCCTCAATCTGCGTGATGGCGCAAGTCCTCTTACCCTCGTGATCGACAATCTTGAGCAGCCTGCGCGGCCGGTTCTCCGCGAGTTTGTATCACGAGCAAAA ATCGCAAAGACACAAGTCATCTTCTTGTCGATGGTGACACTCAAGAAACCACAAGATGCAGATGTTTTTATAAAGGCTGCGGGAAGAGATCTTCAAGCGGTTCGAAAGGACTTACTAAACCATTACCCTGCGTTTAACCCTTTGGTAGACAAAGGAAAGCCCACTCAAA GGGCCGTTGTGATTATAGATTCACTCAACGCTCTCGCTTCTGCGTCTCCGCAGTCGCTGGCAAGCTTCTTGTCAAGCATTATCACACCCGCTGTCTCTATCGTCGCCACATATCATGACGACGTGCCTATTGTACTACCACGATCATTCAGCGAGTATGAGCCTCATCCTCTGACAGTCCTATGCCACTTGGCCACAGCCATCCTCAGACTCTCGAGTTTGTATCAAGAGATCCAACGTCAAAAGGCTCGGAATCGAAGTATCCAGGAGCCAGAATGGGGTCTGAATGAGGATCGTGAGGGATTGCTCGTCGGTCTAGGAGAGAAGGGCAAGGATAGAAACGAAGACAGCACTGGAGTTGTCATCTTTATGGAATTGAGACGACGAAGCGGAAGAACCGTATCTGAAAAGTTCATTCTTAGCCCCAAGGgttcagcaacagcagctcTACCTGGCAAGGTGTGTTTGCTTACAGACCACCCTATGTTTACCACACCGACGGATAGTGGCGAGACCGGCGATGGAGAGGAAGAGCCCGAGAGTACTTTCAACCTTGGCCTGACGGAAAAGCAACGCAAGGATAGGGAGGGCATTGTGCTACCCTACTTTGATGCGCAAACAGATATTGGGGCAGGTGAAGGAGGAAGGATTCTATACGAGATGGGCAgagaggatgactttgatgacgaagaagatgagaTATGA
- a CDS encoding hypothetical protein (TransMembrane:1 (i196-214o)~BUSCO:47946at5125), whose protein sequence is MISSTQISRLDGLMLCASVDDEQTESTLAETKQNVRQVLRKLTRNSESQASIETPNHTLHYLIDSDIVFLAICAPSYPRKLAFTYLADLAREFTTNYPASQVHNPALRPYAFMEFDTFISKTKTTYADSRATANLDKLNDELRDVTKVMTKNIEDLLYRGDNLERMGEISSRLRDDSKKYRRAAVRINWELLLKQYGPFGALGFIIIFFLYWRFF, encoded by the exons ATGATCAGCTCCACGCAAATATCAAGGCTTGATG GCCTTATGCTCTGCGCCTCGGTCGACGATGAACAG ACCGAATCTACCCTCGCAGAGACCAAGCAGAATGTGCGCCAAGTCCTCCGCAAGCTCACCCGCAACTCCGAGTCCCAAGCCTCCATTGAGACGCCCAACCATACGCTGCACTACCTCATCGACTCGGACATAGTCTTCCTCGCCATCTGTGCACCTTCGTACCCTCGCAAGCTCGCCTTTACataccttgccgatcttgcCCGCGAGTTTACCACCAACTACCCAGCCTCACAAGTGCACAACCCTGCCCTGCGACCATACGCCTTTATGGAGTTCGACACCTTCATCTCCAAGACGAAAACCACGTACGCCGACTCGCGTGCTACAGCCAACCTCGATAAGCTCAACGACGAGCTGCGCGATGTCACAAAGGTCATGACCAAGAACATTGAGGACTTGCTGTATCGTGGAGATAACCTGGAGCGCATGGGCGAGATTAGCTCGAGGCTGCGAGATGACAGCAAAAAGTACCGTCGGGCTGCCGTGCGTATCAACTGGGAGCTTCTTCTCAAGCAGTACGGCCCCTTTGGCGCTCTCGGGtttatcatcatcttcttcctgTATTGGCGGTTCTTTTGA
- a CDS encoding hypothetical protein (BUSCO:21127at5125) encodes MPKATTPTAMRQTRRHNPLEDDITATGILKNKPSKKRSKGNDDEGENFVDDRASRTILRIGRELAEEENAGKPVAAKPTIDNFGYDSRFGDEAEEENKVYDDDEAWGDDDEVVEEIEVDPNDLDMYRKFMPDEEDDDLLKHGWDLKPTGEEQGESVNLADLILEKIAAHEAAQERRENNLGPPDEEEFELPEKVVDVYTKVGQILARYKSGPLPKPAKIMPTVPNWEALVNITQPESWSTNACYQMTRIFISSKPQVAQRFMEMVILDRVREEIYETKKLNVHLFNSLKKALYKPAAFFKGFLFPLVGSGTCTLREAHIISAALVRVSIPVLHSAAALKGLCDIAAQEASHGTEGGGATNIFIKALLEKKYALPFQVIDALVFHFLRFRSVDPASVKAGDTMSGINEGDAKTKLPVIWHQCLLAFAQRYKGDVTEDQREALLDLLLTHGHAAIGPEVRRELLAGRGRGVPIEQTGPALDGDDTMLID; translated from the exons ATGCCCAAGGCCACTACTCCTACTGCCATGCGGCAGACCCGCCGACATAACCCCTTGGAGGACGACATCACTGCCACTGGTATTTTAAAGAACAAGCCTTCCAAGAAGCGATCAAAGGGCAACGATGATGAAGGGGAAAACTTTGTCGACGACCGCGCCTCTCGAACAATCTTGCGCATAGGTCGCGAGttggccgaggaggagaatGCTGGCAAGCCTGTCGCTGCTAAGCCCACTATCGACAACTTTGGTTACGACTCGCGATTTGGCGAcgaggctgaggaggagaaTAAGGTctacgacgacgacgaagctTGGggcgacgatgacgaggttGTTGAGGAGATCGAGGTTGATCCTAATGACCTTGACATGTACCGAAAGTTCATGCCcgacgaggaggatgacgatTTACTCAAGCACGGTTGGGATCTTAAGCCCACAGGAGAGGAGCAGGGCGAGAGCGTCAACCTTGCAGATCTGATTCTGGAGAAGATTGCTGCCCACGAGGCGGCGCAGGAGCGACGTGAGAACAACCTAGGACCACCCGACGAAGAAGAGTTTGAGCTACCCGAAAAGGTTGTCGATGTGTACACCAA GGTTGGCCAAATCCTTGCGCGATACAAGTCCGGTCCCTTGCCAAAGCCTGCGAAAATCATGCCAACAGTGCCGAACTGGGAGGCTCTGGTCAACATAACCCAACCCGAGAGCTGGTCGACCAACGCCTGCTATCAAATGACAAGAATCTTCATTTCAAGCAAGCCTCAAGTGGCCCAGCGATTTATGGAGATGGTCATTCTCGACCGTGTCCGTGAGGAAATCTACGAAACCAAGAAGCTCAATGTTCACTTGTTTAACTCGCTCAAGAAAGCTCTTTACAAGCCCGCTGCTTTCTTCAAGGGGttcctgttccctctcgTTGGCAGTGGAACATGCACACTCCGAGAAGCCCATATTATTTCTGCTGCCTTGGTCCGTGTATCCATCCCTGTACTTCACTCCGCCGCTGCTTTGAAGGGTCTGTGTGATATTGCTGCCCAGGAGGCGTCGCACGGTACTGAGGGTGGAGGTGCCaccaacatcttcatcaaagcccttcttgagaagaagtacGCGCTCCCCTTCCAGGTCATTGATGCTCTGGTTTTCCACTTCCTGCGATTCCGAAGTGTCGACCCTGCTTCAGTCAAGGCCGGCGACACCATGTCAGGTATCAACGAGGGTGATGCCAAGACCAAGTTGCCTGTTATCTGGCATCAGTGCTTGCTTGCATTCGCCCAGCGTTACAAGGGAGATGTCACAGAAGACCAGCGTGAGGCCCtgcttgatcttcttctgaCGCACGGTCACGCTGCTATTGGACCTGAGGTGAGGAGAGAACTGTTGGCCGGACGAGGCCGTGGTGTGCCCATCGAGCAAACAGGCCCAGCGCTGGATGGTGATGATACCATGCTCATCGACTAA
- a CDS encoding hypothetical protein (MEROPS:MER0000549~BUSCO:42603at5125) has product MFRNNYDNDSVTFSPQGRIFQIEYAAEAVKQGSVVVGIASKTHAVLCAVKRNAEELSSYQKKLFTVDEHAGIAIAGLTSDARVLSNFMKQQCLGHRLTYGRAIPLRSLVDMIGEKAQMNTQMYGKRPYGVGLLVAGVDERGPHLFEFQPSGMTEEMLAFAIGARSQMARTYLERNIDSFADCSKEELIQHGLKALKESLVQDKELSVENTSVGVVGINIVDGRKKVEPFKLYDGYSVQPWIESVGESQGGAEEGEGEGMDVDN; this is encoded by the exons ATGTTTCGAAACAACTACGATAACGATTCCGTTACCTT CTCGCCCCAGGGCCGGATATTCCAGATCGAGTATGCTGCAGAGGCAGTTAAGCAGGGCTCCGTTGTTGTCGGTATTGCTAGCAAGACTCACGCCGTTCTGTGTGCTGTCAAG CGAAACGCCGAGGAACTCTCATCTTACCAGAAGAAACTCTTCACCGTCGACGAACATGCTGGTATCGCAATTGCTGGCCTTACCTCCGATGCCCGCGTCCTTTCCAACTTCATGAAGCAGCAGTGCCTAGGCCACCGACTCACATATGGCCGTGCCATCCCCCTCCGATCCCTCGTCGACATGATTGGCGAGAAGGCCCAGATGAACACCCAGATGTACGGCAAGCGACCATACGGCGTCGGTCTCCTGgttgctggtgttgatgagCGTGGCCCTCACCTGTTCGAGTTCCAGCCCTCGGGCATGACAGAGGAGATGCTTGCTTTTGCCATTGGCGCGCGAAGCCAAATGGCTCGAACATACCTTGAGCGCAACATTGATTCCTTTGCCGATTGCTCGAAAGAAGAGTTGATTCAGCATGGTCTCAAGGCCTTGAAAGAAAGTCTGGTCCAGGACAAGGAGCTTTCAGTAGAGAACACATCCGTCGGTGTGGTGGGCATCAACATAGTGGATGGTAGGAAGAAGGTAGAGCCATTCAAGCTGTACGATGGATACTCGGTGCAGCCCTGGATTGAAAGCGTTGGTGAGAGCCAAGGTGGCGCGGAAGAAGGCGAGGGGGAGGGCATGGATGTTGACAACTAA
- a CDS encoding hypothetical protein (BUSCO:36610at5125), producing the protein MPTELEELVGFIANPNAQIRLLAAENLVPYSLSEPSIFKTEKLQPVKHLSFLVRDHPKIAEHALTMLINLSGDEEVLKFLATDEKFLGIVFDLIVNPEEPNANLLAMLAANLSKWDGLKDFLKRKQEPPKELGSDEIVLNQLLDLFVKGQDGTYNKNADFDYLAYVFADLSKHDDVRKHFLEEQAYDKVIPLTKLKVFTEHKSDIRRKGVASTIKNVAFEVKSHPSFLAEDSIDILPYILLPIMGNEEYDVDETMDMLPDLQLLPPDKKRDSDNQNIQTHVETLTLLTTTREGRDLMRRVKVYPVIRETHQRVNDEGVQEACERLVQVLARDEEGEGEDEVKEANGVKAIEDKPDTANGRVEEAEDEDDQLVEV; encoded by the exons ATGCCGACTGAACTAGAAGAG CTTGTGGGCTTCATCGCCAACCCCAATGCCCAGATTCGTCTGCTTGCTGCCGAGAACCTGGTTCCCTACTCATTGTCAGAACCTAGCATTTTCAAGACTGAGAAGCTTCAGCCGGTCAAGCATCTCAGCTTCTTAGTTCGCGACCATCCC AAAATTGCTGAACATGCTCTCACAATGCTTATCAACCTATCGGGGGACGAAGAGGTGCTTAAATTTCTGGCAACTGACGAAAAGTTTCTAGGAATCGTCTTTGACCTCATTGTG AACCCCGAGGAACCAAATGCCAACTTGTTAGCCATGCTTGCTGCCAACCTTTCCAAGTGGGATGGTCTGAAGGATTTCCTCAAGAGAAAGCAAGAACCCCCCAAGGAACTGGGCTCAGATGAGATTGTCCTCAACCAGCTCCTGGATCTGTTCGTCAAGGGACAAGATGGCACATACAACAAGAACGCAGATTTTGACTACCTAGCCTACGTCTTTGCTGATCTTTCCAAGCATGACGATGTTCGAAAGCATTTCCTCGAGGAACAGGCCTACGACAAGGTCATTCCTCTTACAAAGCTCAAGGTCTTTACCGAGCACAAGTCTGATATCCGACGTAAGGGTGTGGCCAGTACTATCAAGAACGTTGCTTTTGAGGTCAAGTCCCATCCGTCTTTTTTGGCCGAAGATTCGATTGATATCCTTCCCTACATCCTCCTCCCTATCATGGGCAATGAGGAGTACGATGTCGACGAAACCATGGATATGCTACCTGATCTCCAACTCCTGCCACCCGACAAGAAGCGAGATTCAGACAACCAGAACATACAGACCCACGTGGAGACGCTTACCCTGTTGACGACGACACGGGAGGGACGTGACCTTATGCGCCGTGTTAAGGTTTACCCCGTCATCCGAGAGACACATCAGAGAGTCAACGATGAGGGCGTCCAAGAGGCATGTGAGCGACTGGTGCAGGTATTGGCCCGAGACGAGGAAGGCGAGGGAGAGGATGAGGTTAAAGAGGCGAACGGAGTCAAGGCTATCGAGGATAAGCCTGATACTGCCAATGGccgagtggaagaagccgaagatgaagatgatcagCTTGTTGAGGTTTAA
- a CDS encoding hypothetical protein (TransMembrane:5 (o366-388i400-422o428-447i493-512o518-544i)~BUSCO:11172at5125) translates to MAEAQVLPRGQAEQREGGGGGGGFSFNKLLLGGAIYFGLNAAMNFALKKDQKGVTITNPETGEAIKVPGNVEGIPPFELRPKELLDPATYRSIPKNIAPIWPQDSHVDITVTISQSFNPVPISSVPEEYLVLQEKEFHLSNKSDKRTIETKFTVPPAVQHNGTLWGHFYVGLPGSNLDPKEPGYDTSKAYYFTWPLTQYLPKKKVAKTRNLLEDTPKQEEEPEEEEPTGPIIANYYHPNASFSFVPDMGVKDFATIAGQMRQYIRLEATGARDGSGQHAWYYPVLFINNFWQLTNKMTILNDTVKELPLRIDLNNLASWQFQLMSTLEYNSKEAAKQAAFGSSLPGGGDGTEIEMIKEVFLDSNPILLGITIVVSILHMILETLAFGSDIAHYRKKKDNVGISVRSILANVFMQAVIFLYLLDNSQNTSWMILGSQVVGIVIEFWKITTVVNVRVRPGAPGSLLPYTITFEDKQKLTETEEKTKEYDEIAFKYMYIAGVPLLIAYGIYSLYYDSHKSWYSYIITTLVGSVYAYGFLMMVPSLYINYRLKSVAHMPAKAMMYKFLNTFIDDLFAFTIKMPFLHRLATLRDDVIFFVYLYQRWAYRIDYTRVNEFGQGGEDEAIDDKKAKDEAKDKLVEDVKTEAKTTGSDAGNAKKRNS, encoded by the exons ATGGCTGAAGCACAGGTCTTGCCTCGTGGCCAAGCCGAGCAGCGAGAGGGAGGCGGAGGCGGAGGT GGCTTCAGCTTCAACAAGCTCCTTCTTGGTGGTGCCATCTACTTTGGCCTCAATGCAGCTATGAACTTTGCCTTGAAGAAGGACCAGAAGGGAGTGACCATCACCAACCCCGAGACTGGCGAGGCTATCAAAGTTCCCGGTAACGTCGAGGGCATCCCCCCCTTCGAACTTCGACCGAAGGAGCTCCTTGACCCCGCTACATATCGAAGCATCCCCAAGAACATTGCGCCTATCTGGCCTCAAGACAGCCACGTCGATATCACCGTCACCATCTCGCAGTCCTTCAACCCAGTTCCCATCTCGTCCGTCCCCGAGGAATATCTCGTGCTCCAGGAAAAGGAGTTCCACCTCAGCAACAAGTCTGACAAACGAACGATCGAGACCAAGTTTACTGTGCCGCCCGCTGTCCAGCACAATGGCACTCTTTGGGGACACTTCTATGTCGGTCTCCCGGGAAGCAACCTCGACCCCAAGGAGCCCGGCTATGATACTTCCAAGGCATACTACTTTACTTGGCCATTGACTCAGTATCTTCCCAAGAAAAAGGTGGCGAAGACCCGAAACCTGCTAGAGGATACGCCTAAACAAGAGGAAGAGcctgaggaagaggagccaACCGGACCTATCATTGCCAACTACTACCACCCCAACGCAAGCTTCTCTTTCGTTCCTGACATGGGCGTCAAGGACTTTGCTACTATAGCCGGTCAAATGCGGCAATATATACGACTTGAAGCTACTGGCGCCCGAGATGGTTCAGGCCAACATGCTTGGTATT ATCCTGTTCTCTTTATCAACAACTTCTGGCAATTGACAAACAAGATGACCATTCTTAACGATACCGTCAAGGAGCTTCCTCTCCGTATTGATCTCAACAACCTGGCTAGCTGGCAGTTCCAACTCATGTCTACCCTTGAGTACAACTCCAAGGAGGCCGCCAAGCAAGCTGCGTTCGGTAGTTCGCTCCCTGGCGGTGGTGACGGCACAGAAATTGAAATGATCAAGGAAGTCTTTCTCGACTCCAACCCTATCTTGCTCGGTATCACCATTGTGGTCAGCATTCTGCATATGATTCTCGAGACGCTTGCTTTTGGATCCGACATTGCCCACTatcggaagaagaaggacaaTGTTGGTATCTCGGTCCGCTCCATCTTGGCCAATGTCTTTATGCAAGCTGTCATCTTTTTGTACCTCCTTGACAACTCACAGAACACCAGCTGGATGATTCTAGGATCCCAGGTGGTAGGCATAGTCATTGAGTTCTGGAAGATCACCACCGTTGTTAATGTTCGCGTCCGCCCTGGCGCACCTGGATCACTTCTCCCCTACACTATCACGTTCGAGGATAAGCAGAAATTGACCGAGACCGAGGAAAAGACCAAGGAGTACGATGAGATTGCCTTCAAGTACATGTACATTGCTGGCGTTCCTCTGCTGATCGCATACGGCATCTACTCGCTCTACTACGATTCGCACAAGTCGTGGTACTCTTACATCATCACAACCCTTGTAGGATCTGTCTACGCCTACGGATTCCTCATGATGGTTCCTTCACTGTACATCAACTATCGCCTGAAGAGTGTTGCTCACATGCCTGCCAAGGCCATGATGTACAAATTCCTCAACACCTTTATCGATGATTTGTTCGCCTTTACCATCAAGATGCCCTTCCTACATCGCCTGGCAACTCTTCGAGACGATGTGATTTTTTTCGTGTATCTGTACCAGCGATGGGCCTACCGCATCGACTACACTCGCGTCAACGAGTTTGGCCAGGGTGGTGAGGATGAGGCTATCGACGACAAGAAGGCAAAGGATGAGGCCAAGGATAAACTGGTTGAGGATGTCAAGACCGAAGCCAAGACTACTGGCTCGGATGCCGGCAATGCCAAGAAGCGGAA CTCTTAG